Proteins encoded within one genomic window of Salipaludibacillus agaradhaerens:
- the ybeY gene encoding rRNA maturation RNase YbeY, which translates to MNRYTIDLFDETEQLTDVEKNLVADVLNTALKEENLKEESEVSVTFVTDEHIHQLNREYRDKDQPTDVLSFALNEGDEDISESPAANLLGDVIISVPRAKVQAEEYGHDMERELCFLAVHGFLHLIGYDHETEKDEKVMFTKQEDILQKHGLKK; encoded by the coding sequence GTGAACCGATATACGATTGATCTATTTGACGAGACAGAGCAATTAACAGACGTAGAGAAAAACCTTGTCGCTGACGTACTCAATACGGCACTTAAAGAGGAGAATCTGAAAGAAGAATCTGAAGTGTCTGTCACGTTCGTTACTGATGAACATATACACCAATTAAACCGAGAGTATCGGGATAAAGATCAGCCAACAGACGTATTGTCTTTCGCATTAAATGAAGGTGATGAGGACATAAGTGAAAGTCCCGCTGCTAATTTGTTAGGGGATGTGATTATCTCTGTACCGCGCGCAAAAGTTCAAGCAGAAGAATATGGCCATGATATGGAGCGAGAACTGTGCTTTTTGGCAGTTCATGGCTTCCTTCACCTCATTGGCTATGATCACGAAACTGAAAAAGATGAAAAAGTGATGTTTACAAAACAAGAAGATATTTTGCAAAAACATGGGCTCAAGAAATAA
- the era gene encoding GTPase Era: MTENEKKSGFVALIGRPNVGKSTLLNHVLGQKIAIMSNKPQTTRNRIQGVYTGDKGQIVFIDTPGIHKPKHRLGDFMTKIAQNTFNEVDVILFLVDAKEGKGRGDEFIIERLKNVNTPVFLIINKIDDVHPDELLPLIKEYSQLYPFKEIIPVSALEGNNVTTLLEQVYAYLYTGPQFYPEDQVTDHPERFLMAEMIREKILHLTEEEVPHSIAVEIEQIKRRENTETVYVGAVVVVERSSQKGIIIGKQGKMLKEIGKRAREDIQRLLGSKIFLELWVKVEKDWRNKPKHLKNFGYNNEEY; this comes from the coding sequence ATGACTGAGAATGAAAAAAAATCAGGTTTTGTAGCACTAATTGGCCGACCTAATGTAGGCAAATCCACATTATTGAACCATGTTTTAGGGCAGAAAATTGCGATTATGAGTAATAAACCTCAAACGACAAGAAATCGTATTCAAGGCGTCTATACCGGAGATAAAGGTCAAATCGTTTTTATTGATACGCCGGGGATTCATAAGCCTAAACATCGGCTCGGTGATTTCATGACAAAGATTGCGCAAAATACGTTTAATGAAGTTGATGTGATCTTATTTCTTGTAGATGCTAAAGAAGGAAAAGGGCGTGGTGATGAATTTATTATTGAACGTTTAAAAAATGTCAATACCCCCGTTTTCCTTATTATTAATAAAATCGATGACGTCCACCCAGACGAGCTCTTGCCACTTATTAAAGAGTATTCACAGCTTTATCCATTTAAAGAGATCATTCCTGTTTCTGCGTTGGAAGGTAATAACGTTACCACACTTCTCGAACAGGTTTATGCTTATTTATACACAGGTCCTCAATTTTATCCGGAGGATCAGGTTACTGACCATCCAGAACGTTTTTTAATGGCAGAAATGATTCGTGAAAAGATTCTTCATTTAACTGAAGAAGAAGTGCCTCATTCGATTGCTGTTGAGATTGAACAAATTAAGCGTAGAGAAAATACGGAGACTGTTTATGTTGGGGCAGTTGTTGTGGTGGAAAGAAGTTCGCAGAAAGGGATCATTATCGGTAAGCAAGGGAAAATGCTTAAAGAAATAGGGAAACGAGCTAGAGAAGATATTCAACGTCTTCTGGGATCCAAAATTTTTCTTGAGCTTTGGGTAAAGGTTGAAAAGGATTGGCGAAATAAACCGAAGCATTTAAAAAATTTCGGCTATAACAATGAGGAGTATTAA
- the dnaG gene encoding DNA primase has product MTQRIPEETIEEVRKALDIVDVISEYVQLKKQGRNFVGLCPFHGEKTPSFSVSPDKQLYHCFGCGAGGNAFSFVMETEGISFIEAVEKLASKANISLPQLEGQEENKPEISHKMTTWVKAHELAAKLYHHILTASDEGKEAREYLRKRGFTKEMIDHFQVGYAPNSWDFLTNFLEKRLDESHESLAECGLLALREKDKKPYDRFRDRIMFPIWNQRGKLIAFGGRILSEGQPKYLNSQESKVFNKSEVLYFFHQARPMIRKKSEAVLFEGYMDVISAWRAGIDNGIAAMGTALTEIQAKMIRRNADRVILCYDSDDAGLNATYKNAQILQKVGAEVVIATLPEGYDPDDYIREKGPDRFVQDIINRHITFTAFKFHYFRRGKNLQLEGDRLNYIEQIIEEISLLPRAVERDYYLRQLAEEFSLSLEALKQEQIDIIKKQQKKEKRQFYKAVQAKNVNDAKRMISAHEAAERELIALMLQSRSIADQVQKEIGGEFHYDDYQAIAAHIYSYYGEGYEPDPSHFIERVEDPKLRKITTSLAMKKVNIDLSEQEMDDYLKHIRQFPKKKEIEQLKIKQKQAEESLQFKEAALIAMEIVKINQELKQ; this is encoded by the coding sequence ATGACACAACGGATTCCCGAAGAAACAATTGAAGAGGTTCGCAAGGCACTAGATATAGTGGATGTTATAAGTGAATACGTTCAATTGAAAAAACAAGGGAGAAACTTCGTTGGTTTGTGTCCTTTCCATGGTGAGAAAACGCCCTCTTTTTCTGTATCACCCGATAAACAACTGTATCATTGTTTTGGTTGTGGTGCAGGAGGTAATGCTTTCTCATTCGTTATGGAAACAGAAGGGATTAGCTTTATTGAAGCTGTAGAAAAATTAGCCTCAAAAGCGAACATTTCTTTGCCTCAATTGGAAGGACAGGAAGAAAATAAACCTGAGATTTCCCATAAAATGACTACTTGGGTTAAGGCCCATGAACTGGCTGCTAAGCTCTACCATCATATCCTAACAGCTTCAGACGAGGGGAAGGAAGCGCGTGAATATTTGAGAAAAAGAGGCTTTACAAAAGAAATGATTGATCACTTTCAAGTGGGATATGCGCCGAATTCGTGGGATTTCCTCACTAATTTTCTAGAAAAACGCTTAGATGAATCACATGAGAGTTTGGCAGAATGTGGACTTCTGGCATTACGCGAAAAGGATAAAAAGCCTTATGATCGATTTAGAGATCGTATTATGTTTCCAATTTGGAATCAGCGGGGGAAATTAATTGCTTTCGGTGGACGTATTTTGTCTGAGGGTCAACCGAAATACTTAAATAGCCAAGAATCTAAGGTTTTTAATAAAAGTGAGGTATTATATTTTTTTCATCAGGCAAGACCGATGATAAGGAAAAAGAGCGAAGCGGTACTATTCGAGGGTTATATGGATGTTATATCCGCCTGGCGTGCGGGTATAGACAACGGTATAGCTGCTATGGGGACGGCACTGACAGAAATTCAGGCAAAAATGATACGGCGTAATGCTGATAGAGTTATTCTTTGTTACGATTCAGATGATGCCGGTTTAAATGCCACGTATAAAAATGCTCAAATCCTCCAAAAAGTAGGAGCAGAAGTTGTTATTGCTACTTTACCTGAAGGTTATGATCCAGATGATTATATTCGTGAGAAAGGTCCAGACCGATTTGTACAAGATATTATTAATCGCCATATAACGTTTACTGCTTTTAAATTTCATTATTTCCGTAGAGGTAAGAACCTTCAGCTTGAAGGAGACCGGCTCAATTATATCGAACAAATAATAGAAGAAATTAGTCTTCTCCCTAGAGCTGTGGAACGAGATTATTATTTGCGCCAACTTGCTGAAGAGTTTTCATTATCATTGGAAGCTTTGAAGCAGGAACAAATAGATATTATAAAAAAACAGCAAAAAAAAGAAAAACGTCAATTTTATAAAGCTGTTCAAGCAAAAAATGTTAACGATGCTAAAAGAATGATCTCTGCCCATGAAGCGGCAGAACGAGAATTGATTGCTCTTATGCTTCAATCACGTTCGATTGCCGACCAAGTGCAAAAAGAAATTGGTGGGGAATTCCATTATGATGATTATCAAGCGATTGCCGCCCATATATATAGCTATTATGGCGAAGGGTACGAGCCTGATCCTTCTCATTTTATTGAGCGGGTTGAAGATCCTAAATTAAGAAAAATAACGACTAGTCTTGCAATGAAGAAGGTTAATATTGATCTGTCTGAGCAAGAAATGGACGATTATTTAAAACACATTCGTCAATTTCCGAAAAAAAAGGAGATTGAACAATTGAAAATAAAGCAAAAACAAGCTGAAGAATCCTTACAGTTTAAAGAAGCCGCACTTATAGCTATGGAAATCGTTAAGATCAATCAAGAATTAAAGCAGTGA
- a CDS encoding DUF188 domain-containing protein, which produces MIQNKRIFVDGDGCPVLEEIIHCASEFKCPVLFVHSYAHSRSDLLPTFVQEVITDPDREAVDMEICNRSSTGDITVTQDLGLAGLLLAKGGVVLSPRGNIIENEQVDFLLDRRHDEAKKRKAGKKTRGPKKLRDEDRHFFKQQLKKILSKKQES; this is translated from the coding sequence TTGATACAAAATAAGAGGATTTTTGTCGATGGAGACGGGTGTCCAGTTTTAGAAGAAATCATTCATTGTGCCAGTGAATTTAAGTGTCCAGTTCTTTTCGTTCACTCTTACGCTCATTCGAGAAGCGATTTGTTGCCAACTTTTGTGCAGGAAGTTATAACAGATCCAGATAGAGAAGCGGTTGATATGGAAATATGCAATCGATCCTCTACTGGTGATATAACAGTTACCCAGGATCTTGGCTTAGCTGGGCTTTTATTAGCAAAGGGTGGTGTTGTTTTATCTCCTAGGGGAAACATCATTGAGAATGAGCAAGTGGATTTTTTACTTGATAGAAGGCACGATGAAGCCAAAAAAAGAAAAGCGGGCAAAAAAACACGGGGACCTAAAAAGCTTCGTGATGAAGATCGACATTTTTTTAAACAACAGTTAAAAAAGATTTTGTCAAAAAAGCAGGAATCTTGA
- a CDS encoding YqzL family protein: MRQLSWHVFSMTGDVESYLLFKEIDRDQQDTIMYEQDDGNSDEETIP; the protein is encoded by the coding sequence ATGCGTCAGTTATCCTGGCACGTATTCTCCATGACAGGCGATGTGGAATCTTATTTGTTATTTAAAGAAATTGATCGAGATCAGCAAGATACCATTATGTATGAACAGGATGATGGGAATTCTGATGAGGAGACGATCCCCTAA
- the glyQ gene encoding glycine--tRNA ligase subunit alpha, with the protein MNVQNMILTLQEFWGKQNCLLLQPYDVEKGAGTMNPMTFLRSIGPEPWNVAYVEPSRRPTDGRYGENPNRLYQHHQFQVVMKPSPDNIQELYLESLKKLGIKPEEHDIRFVEDNWEAPTLAAWGLGWEVWLDGMEITQFTYFQQVGGLDASPVSVEITYGLERLASYIQDKENVYDLEWVNGFTYGDVFLQNEYEQSKYSFEVADADMLFQLFSTFEKEAQRALNEQLVIPSYDYVLKCSHVFNLLDAQGAISVTERTGYIGRVRNLARNCAKTYYDAREKLGFPMLKEKGEAANE; encoded by the coding sequence ATGAACGTACAAAACATGATTCTCACGTTACAAGAATTTTGGGGAAAACAAAATTGCCTTCTCCTGCAGCCGTATGATGTGGAAAAAGGCGCTGGCACAATGAATCCTATGACATTTTTACGAAGTATTGGACCAGAACCGTGGAATGTAGCTTATGTTGAACCATCACGACGACCGACTGATGGAAGATATGGAGAAAATCCAAATCGACTATATCAACACCACCAATTTCAAGTAGTTATGAAGCCATCTCCTGACAATATTCAAGAATTATATTTAGAGAGTTTAAAAAAATTAGGGATTAAACCAGAAGAGCACGACATTCGTTTTGTAGAAGACAACTGGGAAGCGCCTACTCTTGCTGCATGGGGATTAGGCTGGGAAGTATGGCTCGACGGGATGGAAATTACCCAATTTACTTATTTTCAACAAGTAGGAGGGCTCGACGCTTCACCTGTATCTGTCGAAATTACATACGGCCTGGAACGATTAGCATCTTATATACAAGATAAAGAGAATGTTTACGATCTCGAATGGGTGAATGGTTTTACTTACGGGGATGTTTTCTTACAAAATGAGTATGAACAATCTAAGTATTCCTTTGAAGTGGCGGATGCAGACATGCTTTTTCAACTGTTTTCAACTTTTGAAAAAGAAGCGCAGCGTGCGCTAAATGAACAACTCGTTATTCCTTCTTATGACTATGTGTTAAAGTGTTCTCACGTTTTTAATTTGTTAGATGCCCAAGGTGCCATTTCTGTTACTGAAAGAACTGGTTATATCGGTCGTGTAAGAAATCTTGCCCGTAATTGCGCGAAAACCTATTATGACGCACGGGAAAAATTAGGTTTTCCGATGCTTAAAGAGAAGGGGGAAGCTGCTAATGAGTAG
- a CDS encoding diacylglycerol kinase: MGSRNNIPFVSWRRLRKSFYYAAKGIEHTWKYEQNFRIHVLAAIGVFILAQLLNVPLSEQVILAVVIGAVLGMELINTAIEHVVDLVVKRYDEQAKIIKDAAAGAVFVFALTAAIVGAMIFIPHILQLLL; encoded by the coding sequence ATGGGCTCAAGAAATAATATCCCTTTTGTTTCGTGGCGGCGGTTGAGGAAGAGTTTTTATTATGCAGCAAAAGGAATTGAACACACGTGGAAGTATGAACAAAACTTCCGCATACATGTGCTTGCGGCGATTGGGGTATTTATTTTAGCACAGTTGCTTAACGTCCCTTTAAGTGAACAAGTCATTCTAGCTGTTGTGATCGGGGCGGTTTTAGGAATGGAACTGATTAATACTGCAATTGAACATGTGGTAGACCTCGTCGTAAAGCGATATGATGAGCAGGCAAAAATCATAAAAGACGCTGCAGCAGGAGCTGTCTTTGTCTTTGCATTGACAGCGGCGATTGTGGGCGCTATGATTTTCATACCCCATATTCTTCAATTGCTGCTTTAA
- a CDS encoding helix-turn-helix transcriptional regulator has protein sequence MELNERQQRILQIVKEEGPITGEQIAEKLSLTRATLRPDLAILTMSGFLDARPRVGYYYSGKNGGQLFNEQMQKLTVKQFQSVPVVVNESASAYDAICIMFLEDVGTLFVVNKKSRLAGILSRKDLLRASMGKQDLESVPVSIIMTRMPNVTMCKPEDTIVEVANKLINKQIDGVPVVREIEEEGAIVHEVIGRLTKTNIAKAFVYMASDDLHT, from the coding sequence ATGGAGTTGAATGAAAGACAACAACGAATTTTACAAATAGTGAAAGAAGAAGGTCCGATCACGGGTGAACAGATTGCTGAGAAGCTGTCACTAACGCGTGCAACCTTGAGGCCTGACTTGGCCATTTTAACCATGTCGGGCTTTCTCGATGCACGTCCCCGTGTAGGTTATTACTATAGTGGGAAAAATGGTGGGCAACTTTTTAATGAGCAAATGCAAAAATTAACTGTTAAACAATTTCAATCTGTACCTGTCGTAGTTAACGAATCTGCTTCTGCCTATGATGCTATTTGTATTATGTTTTTAGAGGACGTGGGCACACTTTTTGTTGTAAATAAAAAAAGCCGATTAGCTGGCATTCTTTCAAGAAAAGATTTATTGCGTGCTAGTATGGGTAAACAAGACCTTGAGAGTGTACCTGTGAGTATCATTATGACAAGAATGCCGAATGTTACAATGTGTAAACCTGAAGATACTATTGTAGAAGTGGCTAATAAATTAATTAATAAACAAATAGATGGTGTCCCGGTAGTTCGTGAAATTGAGGAAGAAGGTGCCATTGTTCACGAGGTAATCGGACGTTTAACCAAAACAAATATTGCGAAGGCTTTTGTTTATATGGCAAGTGATGATCTTCATACGTAA
- a CDS encoding cytidine deaminase, whose product MNKDQLLEEAKRAREKAYVPYSNFQVGAALLASDGNIFHGCNIENAAYSMCNCAERTAIFKAVSDGVREFTAMAVVADTDGPVSPCGACRQVMSELLQRETKIYLTNLHGDTTEWTMEQLLPGAFSPEDLND is encoded by the coding sequence ATGAACAAAGATCAATTATTAGAGGAAGCAAAACGAGCTAGAGAAAAAGCCTATGTGCCATATTCTAATTTTCAAGTAGGTGCAGCCCTTCTGGCATCTGATGGTAATATTTTTCATGGGTGTAATATAGAGAATGCAGCATATAGCATGTGTAATTGTGCTGAAAGAACCGCTATATTTAAAGCCGTCTCTGATGGGGTACGTGAATTTACTGCTATGGCAGTGGTAGCCGATACGGATGGACCAGTCTCTCCCTGTGGTGCATGTCGACAAGTGATGTCGGAGCTTTTACAGCGTGAGACAAAAATATATTTAACGAATTTGCATGGAGATACTACTGAGTGGACAATGGAACAATTGTTACCAGGAGCATTTTCACCGGAGGATTTAAATGACTGA
- the recO gene encoding DNA repair protein RecO: protein MLHKTEGIVIRTTDYGETNKIITLLSREHGKTAVMARGAKRPKSRFASSTQLFVYGSFIYQKSQGMGSLSQSDIIDSFKEVRNDLMLTAYGAYIVEMIDKLTDDNDKNPYLFELLYQLLHHLNEGDDGEILIRILETKMLAFSGSPPTLHECAHCRRTDLPFVFSLKFGGALCTACSHEDKYHLKASPSVMKLLRLFQQINPSRIGKISVKPDNKLQLKEILALYYQEYIGIHLKSKRFLDQIEKFSQQDVDS, encoded by the coding sequence TTGTTACACAAAACAGAAGGTATTGTTATTCGTACGACTGATTATGGTGAAACGAACAAAATTATCACATTATTGTCTCGTGAACACGGCAAAACAGCCGTAATGGCACGCGGAGCAAAACGACCAAAGAGTCGCTTTGCTTCATCAACTCAACTCTTTGTTTATGGTTCTTTCATATATCAAAAATCTCAAGGGATGGGGTCGCTTAGTCAATCTGATATTATTGATTCATTCAAAGAAGTACGAAATGATTTAATGCTCACTGCTTATGGTGCATACATAGTGGAAATGATTGATAAATTGACAGATGATAATGATAAGAACCCGTATTTATTTGAATTGCTGTATCAATTGTTACACCATTTAAATGAGGGAGATGATGGGGAAATTCTAATTCGCATTCTTGAGACAAAGATGTTGGCTTTTTCTGGTTCTCCCCCAACTTTACATGAATGTGCCCATTGTAGAAGAACAGATTTGCCTTTTGTTTTTTCACTGAAGTTTGGTGGGGCTCTCTGTACCGCTTGTTCCCACGAGGATAAGTATCATTTAAAGGCATCCCCTTCAGTCATGAAACTTTTAAGGCTATTTCAACAAATTAACCCTTCTAGAATTGGTAAAATTTCTGTGAAACCTGATAATAAACTGCAATTAAAAGAAATATTAGCATTGTATTATCAAGAATATATCGGAATTCATTTAAAATCAAAGCGATTTTTAGATCAGATAGAGAAGTTCTCACAACAAGATGTTGACAGCTAA
- the glyS gene encoding glycine--tRNA ligase subunit beta: MSSRTLLLEIGLEEMPARFVTDAMKELQHRTEAWMKEHRLTYDETKAFSTPRRLAVIVHGLEEKQDDVEVEAKGPSKKIAQDEEGNWSKAAQGFARGQGVNTDDLYVKSINGEDYVFAKKFTAGEPVTSLLPELKHVILSIPFPKNMKWGVNDQKFVRPVKWLVALYGTEVISFNITNVSTDRYSFGHRFLGNQLILEDANDYVSALLKEHVIVDPLERKTAIRKQLEQMAESEGWVVPVDENLLEEVTNLVEYPTALYGTFDKRFLQVPEEVLITSMREHQRYFPVKNKDGDLQPIFITVRNGDHRHLENVQKGNEKVLRARLADAEFFYNEDLNKNFEALFSRLESIVYHEELGSIADKVRRFSALAVKIAKKAGATKEIIHLTERAAHLAKNDLVTHMVNEFPELEGRMGEEYALKSGEDTRVARAIKEHYLPKQSGDLPPSDAIGAFISVADKIDTLVTSFGIGAIPTGSQDPHGLRRQTAAILHIFLKEDWHFDLFEVMNEALLEADNHGLISRPLEDVMTDLKEFVKLRYKHLLQEKNVRYDVAEAVLATAPGRVDITIKKGLFLMELLNDASFKKDVEAFNRVINISKKTASDAMPDSSLFTEEEEKNLFDATCDHEKNVLNSLDKGEVAEAYTLLKQLVPVIHRYFDNIMVMAESETIKANRLAQMKQTSEMITFFADFQAIVFHAEN, from the coding sequence ATGAGTAGTAGGACATTATTATTAGAAATCGGCTTGGAAGAGATGCCTGCAAGATTTGTAACAGATGCTATGAAAGAACTGCAACACCGAACTGAAGCTTGGATGAAAGAGCATAGGTTAACTTATGATGAAACAAAAGCTTTCTCAACTCCGCGTCGCTTAGCTGTCATCGTACACGGACTCGAGGAAAAGCAAGATGATGTTGAAGTGGAAGCAAAAGGACCTTCTAAAAAGATTGCTCAAGATGAAGAAGGAAATTGGTCAAAGGCTGCTCAAGGATTCGCTCGTGGACAAGGAGTAAACACAGATGACCTTTACGTAAAGTCTATTAACGGGGAAGACTATGTTTTCGCTAAAAAATTCACAGCTGGTGAACCTGTTACGTCTCTTCTACCCGAATTGAAACACGTTATCCTTAGTATTCCTTTCCCAAAAAATATGAAGTGGGGAGTAAATGATCAGAAATTTGTTCGTCCAGTAAAATGGCTAGTTGCTCTATATGGGACAGAGGTGATCTCATTTAACATCACGAATGTATCCACCGATCGTTATTCCTTTGGTCACCGCTTTTTAGGAAACCAATTAATCCTTGAGGACGCAAATGACTATGTTTCTGCCTTGTTAAAAGAGCATGTAATTGTTGATCCACTCGAAAGGAAAACAGCGATTAGAAAACAACTTGAACAAATGGCAGAAAGTGAAGGATGGGTCGTTCCAGTAGACGAAAATTTACTCGAAGAAGTCACGAATCTTGTGGAATACCCAACAGCGCTATATGGTACATTTGATAAGCGGTTTTTACAGGTGCCTGAAGAAGTCCTCATTACATCAATGAGGGAACATCAACGTTATTTCCCAGTTAAAAATAAAGACGGAGACCTTCAGCCCATCTTTATTACGGTTCGAAATGGGGATCATCGTCACTTAGAAAATGTTCAAAAGGGTAATGAAAAAGTACTGAGGGCGCGATTGGCAGATGCTGAATTTTTCTATAACGAAGATTTGAATAAAAATTTTGAAGCTCTCTTTTCCCGTCTTGAATCAATCGTTTACCATGAGGAATTAGGTTCAATTGCTGATAAAGTGAGACGTTTCTCTGCTCTAGCTGTAAAAATTGCTAAAAAAGCTGGTGCTACTAAAGAAATAATTCACCTCACAGAAAGAGCAGCTCATTTAGCAAAAAATGATTTAGTCACACATATGGTAAATGAGTTTCCAGAGCTTGAAGGGCGTATGGGAGAGGAATATGCATTAAAATCAGGAGAAGATACCCGCGTAGCTCGTGCGATTAAGGAACATTACTTACCTAAGCAATCAGGAGATCTTCCACCATCTGACGCGATTGGTGCTTTTATCAGTGTTGCTGACAAAATCGATACACTTGTTACAAGTTTTGGAATCGGCGCTATTCCTACTGGCTCTCAAGATCCCCATGGACTTCGCCGCCAAACAGCAGCAATTTTACACATTTTCTTAAAAGAAGACTGGCACTTTGATTTATTTGAAGTGATGAACGAAGCTTTGTTAGAAGCTGATAATCATGGGTTAATCAGTCGACCACTTGAAGATGTTATGACAGACTTAAAAGAATTCGTTAAGTTGAGATATAAGCATTTACTTCAAGAGAAAAATGTACGCTATGATGTAGCTGAGGCTGTACTTGCTACAGCACCGGGAAGAGTAGATATAACGATTAAAAAAGGCCTGTTTTTAATGGAACTTCTCAATGATGCTTCCTTCAAGAAAGATGTTGAAGCATTTAACAGAGTCATAAATATTTCTAAAAAAACAGCTTCTGATGCAATGCCAGATTCATCGCTTTTCACAGAAGAGGAAGAAAAAAATCTTTTCGATGCTACATGTGATCATGAGAAAAATGTATTAAATTCACTAGATAAAGGTGAGGTAGCCGAAGCTTATACTTTGCTGAAACAACTCGTGCCAGTTATCCACCGCTATTTTGATAATATAATGGTCATGGCTGAAAGTGAGACTATTAAAGCTAATCGTCTTGCCCAAATGAAACAAACCTCTGAGATGATCACTTTTTTTGCTGATTTTCAGGCAATTGTTTTCCATGCCGAGAACTAA
- a CDS encoding pyruvate, water dikinase regulatory protein, which translates to MSSSDQSMVYVISDSVGETAELVVKAALSQFSQGKAAITRIPYVEDTSTVDDVITQAIENNGVIAFTVVVPEVKNYLLQQAASHNVPIYDILTPMITLMENRLNTSPKNKSGLIHTLDEDYFRKVEAIEFAVKYDDGRDPRGVLRADVVLIGVSRTSKTPLSQYLAHKRLKVANVPLVPEVEPPEELFNVPSEKIIGLTISPKKLNTIRTERLKALGLKEEANYAALERIEEELLYSARIMNKIGCRIIDVSTKAVEETANLIYQLVHHHSS; encoded by the coding sequence ATGAGTTCATCTGATCAATCGATGGTATATGTGATTTCTGATTCTGTTGGAGAAACGGCTGAATTAGTTGTAAAGGCTGCATTAAGTCAATTTAGCCAAGGAAAAGCGGCTATTACGAGAATCCCTTACGTTGAAGACACCTCTACAGTAGATGACGTCATAACACAAGCTATTGAAAACAATGGTGTCATTGCATTTACCGTTGTAGTACCAGAAGTAAAAAATTATTTATTACAGCAGGCAGCTAGCCATAACGTACCTATTTACGATATTTTAACGCCTATGATTACATTGATGGAGAACCGGTTAAACACATCACCAAAAAATAAATCGGGTCTTATTCACACACTAGATGAAGATTACTTTAGAAAAGTCGAGGCGATTGAGTTTGCGGTTAAATATGATGATGGTCGAGATCCACGTGGGGTTTTAAGGGCTGATGTGGTTTTAATTGGGGTATCTCGCACATCCAAAACACCATTATCTCAATATTTGGCGCACAAACGTTTAAAAGTAGCTAATGTACCTCTTGTGCCTGAAGTAGAACCTCCCGAGGAACTCTTTAATGTGCCATCTGAGAAAATAATTGGATTAACGATCAGCCCCAAAAAATTAAACACGATTCGAACGGAAAGGCTAAAAGCTTTAGGTTTAAAAGAAGAAGCTAATTATGCCGCATTAGAGCGTATTGAAGAGGAGCTTTTGTACTCTGCTCGAATTATGAATAAGATTGGTTGTCGTATTATTGATGTCTCTACAAAAGCAGTGGAAGAGACTGCAAATTTGATTTATCAACTTGTTCATCATCATTCTTCATAA